In a genomic window of Gigantopelta aegis isolate Gae_Host chromosome 9, Gae_host_genome, whole genome shotgun sequence:
- the LOC121380579 gene encoding chondroitin sulfate synthase 2-like: protein MLPRVDFKCLRPVMPAVVGLCLGITMSMMYAPYSEDSCETFVANQDPQELVKLRETKSLESDLETKFEPRLRLQEKAVAAPSGNRAPSSAKKLVRPRYASTELGIREKLFVAVLTSKGTIDTLAVAFNKTVHHHVTKMVFFMDDKGHTVPQGMSIVSFSDKHPHLVPIHILRYISEHYPETFDYYMFVSDRTYIRGEKVFDLVSHVSVSHHMHLGAPKTTETGETYCTLEGGVIISQSLLSQVLAQLDWCTTNAHSKDASVNLGKCLLHATGRSCQNVAQGKVYGHYRINDFDFDDDIGKLREKVEFNKSVSVYPLPDDTNHYKLHRYFCQHELNLTKQEITRIKEDILYMSQYAPGGRESISWPIGVPEPYKPKTRFDVIRWVYFTETHIYFKDDFTNVDELKGVDKQDIQEVIKLSVDHLNEKYENKFLYSRLINGYRRFDPQRGMEYILDIVLKDTTAQNKEVEKRVHIVRPLGQVEIVPMPYVTENTRINLILPVTEDDKDGVGNFLDSYAHTCLDTGDNTYLLIVFIYKHSSKTDTFSVLKSMISYYEKKYKSGAKISWSPLYSNSTYISEFTIMDEVVQKFPQDALMLMCTVGMELATDYFNRVRMNTIQDWQVFFPIGFWQYKPNLIYDRKPYPTAIEINSKIGHYDANSYEHSSFYNSDYTSARKILSPYYLQMGDLYDMFVKYQKLHVFRAIEPELKHRYKHFSCQPTAPERMYERCLKRRSEGLATRGQLAKLVFEKQQKVDQEHMDMLKKQNDPNVEPMKPIK from the exons ATGCTACCGAGAGTGGACTTTAAATGCCTGCGACCGGTGATGCCGGCCGTGGTTGGCCTGTGTCTGGGCATCACCATGAGCATGATGTACGCACCATACAGTGAGGATAGCTGTGAAACGTTTGTTGCCAACCAGGATCCTCAAGAGCTTGTCAAGCTCAGAGAAACCAAATCTTTGGAATCCGATTTGGAGACCAAGTTTGAGCCCAGGTTACGTCTCCAGGAAAAGGCAGTCGCTGCCCCTTCTGGGAATCGAGCCCCGTCCTCTGCTAAGAAGCTTGTCCGTCCAAGATACGCTTCCACTGAACTCGGTATCAGAGAGAAATTGTTTGTGGCAGTGTTGACGTCGAAGGGAACAATTGATACCTTGGCCGTCGCTTTCAATAAGACCGTTCACCACCATGTGACTAAAATGGTGTTTTTTATGGACGACAAGGGACATACTGTCCCTCAAGGAATGTCTATTGTGAGTTTCTCGGACAAGCACCCTCATCTTGTGCCGATACACATACTGCGGTACATATCGGAGCACTACCCGGAGACGTTCGACTACTACATGTTTGTGTCTGACCGGACGTACATCCGCGGTGAGAAAGTGTTTGACCTTGTTAGTCATGTCAGTGTCAGCCACCACATGCACTTGGGTGCCCCGAAGACGACGGAAACTGGTGAAACATACTGCACACTGGAGGGAGGAGTCATCATATCTCAG TCGTTGCTGTCTCAAGTGCTTGCCCAGTTAGACTGGTGTACAACAAATGCTCACTCAAAGGACGCCAGTGTCAATCTTGGGAAGTGTTTACTGCACGCGACAGGAAGGAGTTGTCAAAATGTGGCTCAG GGTAAAGTGTATGGACACTACCGCATTAATGACTTTGATTTTGACGATGATATCGGCAAACTGAGGGAAAAAGTAGAGTTCAACAAGTCGGTGTCGGTCTACCCACTACCTGATGACACCAACCACTACAAGCTGCACAG GTATTTTTGTCAACATGAGCTGAATTTGACTAAGCAGGAAATAACGCGTATTAAAGAAGATATTTTGTACATGAGTCAGTACGCCCCTGGTGGTCGAGAGAGTATCAGCTGGCCTATTG GTGTCCCTGAACCGTACAAGCCCAAGACACGGTTTGACGTCATCCGGTGGGTGTACTTCACTGAGACGCACATCTACTTCAAGGACGACTTCACCAATGTGGATGAGCTCAAAG GCGTTGACAAACAGGATATTCAGGAGGTCATCAAACTGTCGGTGGATCATTTGAATGAGAAATATGAGAACAAGTTTCTCTATTCTCGGCTCATCAACGGATACCGCCGCTTTGACCCGCAGCGTGGCATGGAATACATCTTGGACATTGTTCTGAAGGACACCACGGCACAGAACAAGGAGGTGGAGAAGCGGGTGCACATCGTTCGTCCCCTGGGCCAGGTAGAGATCGTCCCCATGCCATACGTTACGGAGAATACGCGGATCAACCTCATTCTGCCCGTGACGGAGGACGACAAGGATGGCGTGGGTAATTTCCTCGACTCGTACGCACACACCTGTCTGGACACGGGCGACAACACGTACCTTCTCATCGTGTTCATCTACAAACACAGCTCCAAGACGGACACGTTCTCCGTCCTCAAATCGATGATCTCCTATTATGAAAAGAAGTACAAGAGCGGGGCGAAGATTTCGTGGTCGCCGCTTTACAGTAACTCGACGTACATCTCGGAATTCACCATCATGGACGAGGTGGTTCAGAAGTTTCCGCAGGATGCGCTGATGCTCATGTGCACCGTGGGAATGGAATTGGCCACCGATTACTTCAACCGTGTCCGCATGAACACCATCCAGGACTGGCAGGTGTTCTTCCCCATTGGATTCTGGCAGTACAAACCGAACCTGATCTACGACAGGAAACCGTATCCCACGGCTATCGAGATCAACAGCAAGATCGGCCACTACGACGCCAACTCGTATGAACACAGCAGTTTCTATAACTCGGACTACACGTCGGCTAGGAAGATCCTCTCGCCGTACTACCTACAGATGGGTGACCTGTATGACATGTTTGTGAAGTACCAGAAACTGCACGTGTTCCGAGCCATCGAACCAGAGCTGAAACACCGCTACAAACACTTCAGCTGCCAGCCAACCGCGCCCGAGCGCATGTACGAACGGTGTTTGAAGCGGCGGTCGGAGGGGCTGGCCACGCGCGGACAGCTGGCCAAGCTGGTGTTCGAGAAGCAGCAGAAGGTGGATCAGGAACACATGGACATGCTGAAAAAGCAGAACGATCCCAACGTGGAACCCATGAAACCTATCAAGTGA